A genome region from Microcoleus sp. FACHB-831 includes the following:
- a CDS encoding helix-turn-helix domain-containing protein, with amino-acid sequence MDIAGLAAARARDRRGGRKEQHNSKKISTAVKLADTSPDTIADICKHLGISRSTYYRRRANLTLN; translated from the coding sequence TTGGATATTGCCGGATTAGCTGCTGCCAGAGCTAGAGACAGGAGAGGTGGTAGAAAGGAGCAGCACAATTCTAAGAAGATTTCCACTGCCGTTAAGTTGGCTGATACCTCGCCCGACACAATTGCGGACATTTGCAAACATTTAGGGATTAGTCGCTCAACTTATTATCGTCGTCGTGCCAACTTAACTCTTAACTAA